A genomic window from Dermacentor silvarum isolate Dsil-2018 chromosome 9, BIME_Dsil_1.4, whole genome shotgun sequence includes:
- the LOC125940211 gene encoding uncharacterized protein LOC125940211, with protein sequence MASSGFSCTHCGKEFNGPVPYFAHLQTDKHRKKAAQTQVGSALGPGGDASVACGTIGSSDGSSEPKPRAPPMRRKISRPIICRVCNVPVNSKISLEIHNKGKNHQRMLKNEDYRARLEAIGDAAPSQAGTSAGRSGAARTTPSAPTTEKQSTVEPGVVDLSCQRCGIVLFKSIEHKVKHLRNCPRFTSPWWNIVQSYDDEDDWETLMGLMQLTIREDP encoded by the exons ATGGCTTCGTCTGGCTTCTCTTGCACCCACTGCGGCAAGGAATTCAACGGCCCGGTACCATATTTTGCTCACCTGCAAACCGACAAGCACCGCAAGAAGGCAGCGCAGACACAGGTCGGGAGCGCACTCGGACCAGGAGGCGATGCCTCAGTTGCCTGCGGCACCATTGGGTCCAGTGATGGCAGCTCCGAGCCGAAACCCAGGGCGCCTCCAATGAGGCGTAAAATATCGAGGCCTATAATTTGCCGTGTCTGCAATGTCCCTGTGAACTCGAAAATTTCCTTGGAAATCCATAACAAG GGGAAAAATCACCAACGTATGCTCAAAAACGAAGATTACCGGGCTCGCCTTGAGGCCATAGGGGACGCCGCGCCCTCGCAAGCTGGGACTTCGGCTGGTCGGTCGGGAGCGGCTCGGACCACTCCTTCCGCACCCACTACCGAGAAGCAGTCGACGGTGGAGCCGGGGGTCGTCGACCTCTCCTGCCAGCGGTGTGGCATCGTGCTCTTCAAGAGCATCGAGCACAAGGTCAAACACCTGCGCAATTGCCCCCGCTTCACGAGTCCCTGGTGGAACATCGTCCAGTCATACGATGACGAAGATGACTGGGAAACCCTGATGGGGCTAATGCAGCTGACCATCCGCGAGGATCCGTAG